In a single window of the Nilaparvata lugens isolate BPH chromosome 1, ASM1435652v1, whole genome shotgun sequence genome:
- the LOC111053636 gene encoding uncharacterized protein LOC111053636: MAMMMGGTMLSMALAGVAAAAAKALTMSIVAAALSALAALKGGGEKSTTYEVISRPVVSHAHTYSSEVQHEHAGHGHGHYKRSIDQHNILKNIMFRDFMDNR, translated from the exons ATGGCGATGATGATGGGCGGAACGATGCTGTCAATGGCTTTGGCGGGGGTGGCGGCGGCAGCGGCCAAGGCACTCACCATGTCCATAGTGGCGGCGGCACTCTCAGCCCTGGCTGCCCTCAAGGGAGGCGGCGAGAAGAGCACCACCTACGAAGTCATCTCCAGGCCGGTTGTGTCGCATGCGCACACCTACTCATCTGAG GTACAACATGAGCACGCTGGTCATGGACATGGCCACTATAAGAGGAGCATAGATCAAcacaacattttgaaaaatatcatgttCAGGGATTTTATGGACAATAGATGA
- the LOC120355487 gene encoding cytosol aminopeptidase-like: MIHLSRGLLSMKEPGKFFVNTISNKTKYFSLMCGGETKGLVLGAYENFSEATNTNSFKFTETAETYNKMINNKLYFGLLKSGPPIRRNEVRMLYGLDETFSSIAVVGLGKQGLGYNEEELIDEQKEQIREAAAMGSTTLRDTSRVEKVFIESFGNSESAAEGISLGLWSYLDNKSFKPGESVEIPQLELFDNCDFTGWKIGLQKGNAQNLARKLCEMPANYLTPRKFAEQAVKILGNSDINLEVKTKHWLQMKGMDALLAVAKGSCEEPLLLEATYYGCEPHVCPVILIGKGVTFDAGGHCLKTPENMAHMRGDMAGAACVIATLKAVEALRLPLNIRALIPMCENMLGPRGMKPGDIVKAMNGKTIHVDSTDSDGRLVIVDALSYAATFNPKVIVDVGGFSRGTKNALGSAAASIFTNNDALWEQMKIAGIHSGDRVWRLPLWTHFTKTVRHCLPADVCETALNLGNSCRSAAFLQEFVCRGDWLHMDIYGITHQEEDLVKYLKPGMTGRPTRTLIEFLAQFAFKPEDDNNGRNQKKAIGFEEMTCRDDSSHPCK, translated from the exons ATGATTCATCTTTCAAGAGGATTGCTATCAATGAAAGAGCCAggtaaattttttgtaaatacaaTTTCTAATAAGACGAAATATTTTTCACTAATGTGTGGAGGTGAAACAAAAGGCCTTGTTCTTGGGGCATATGAAAATTTTTCTGAAGCTACAAATACAAATTCGTTCAAATTTACTGAAACTGCTGAAACCTATAACAAAATgataaacaataaattgtattttgggCTTTTAAAATCTGGACCACCCATAAGGAGAAATGAAGTGAGAATGTTGTATGGGCTGGATGAGACGTTTTCTAGTATTGCTGTTGTGGGACTTGGGAAGCAAGGCTTGGGCTATAATGAAGAAGAACTCATAGATGAGCAGAAAGAACAAATAAGAGAGGCAGCAGCTATGGGGTCTACCACATTGAGAGACACAAGTCGAGTAGAAAAGGTTTTTATAGAAAGTTTTGGTAATTCTGAATCAGCAGCTGAAGGTATTTCTTTGGGCTTATGGTCTTATCTAGACAATAAAAGTTTCAAACCAGGAGAGTCTGTGGAGATACCTCAACTAGAGCTGTTTGATAACTGTGATTTCACAGGATGGAAAATAGGTTTACAAAAAGGCAATGCTCAAAACTTGGCCAGAAAGTTGTGTGAAATGCCAGCTAATTATTTGACACCAAGAAAGTTTGCAGAACAAGCAGTTAAGATTCTAGGTAATTCGGATATAAACTTGGAAgtaaaaacaaaacattggcTGCAAATGAAAGGCATGGATGCTCTACTGGCAGTTGCTAAGGGTTCCTGTGAAGAACCACTCCTGCTGGAGGCAACATACTATGGTTGTGAACCCCATGTGTGTCCAGTTATCTTGATTGGAAAAGGTGTCACTTTTGATGCTGGTGGACATTGTCTAAAAACGCCTGAAAATATGGCTCACATGAGAGGGGATATGGCAGGAGCCGCTTGTGTTATAGCAACACTCAAAGCAGTGGAAGCTCTAAGGCTGCCATTGAACATTCGAGCTCTGATACCCATGTGTGAGAATATGTTGGGGCCCAGAGGAATGAAACCTGGTGACATAGTGAAAGCAATGAATGGCAAGACCATCCATGTTGATAGCACAGACAGTGATGGTAGACTGGTGATAGTTGATGCACTCTCCTATGCTGCAACATTCAATCCAAAAGTGATTGTGGATGTGGGTGGATTCAGTAGAGGAACCAAAAATGCACTGGGCTCAGCGGCAGCATCCATATTCACCAACAACGATGCATTATGGGAGCAAATGAAAATAGCCGGCATCCACTCAGGAGACAGAGTGTGGCGGCTTCCTTTGTGGACGCACTTCACCAAAACGGTGAGGCATTGTCTGCCAGCTGACGTGTGTGAAACTGCTCTAAATCTGGGAAATTCGTGTCGATCTGCTGCATTCCTCCAGGAGTTTGTTTGTAGAGGAGACTGGCTACACATGGATATCTACGGCATCACACATCAAGAAGAAGACTTGGTCAAGTATTTGAAACCTGGCATGACTGGTAGACCCACTCGCACATTGATAGAATTTCTGGCACAATTTGCATTCAAACCTGAAGACGATAACAATGGAAG aAACCAAAAGAAAGCAATTGGCTTTGAAGAAATGACATGTAGAGACGATTCAAGTCATCCATGCAAGTAA